In Deltaproteobacteria bacterium, the following are encoded in one genomic region:
- a CDS encoding CocE/NonD family hydrolase yields MIVQARKKHKVVTEKNVPMKTRDGVTLYADVIHPDEPGRFPVLLSRTPYSKKGLDDPNGPNYLYARHGYISVIQDCRGRFESQGDYDTIFQEIADGYDAVEWAARLPWSNGRVGTTGQSYLGLTQYMIACNDPMPPSLQVMAPVSASSDYHASWIYHTGGVSLWGWMVPYAIFKGLNTLKRLGRNDLFEKMKEYVEGGEFPIPRETRFGLNAFTPLTDKWYRHLPIKDWGELLKETAPYMADHIKHADDGAYWYRANVNRHAASVSVPMLHVTSWYDIFGEGGPAAYRSIKTHSRFEKAREGQRLIIGPWGHLLPYTVPSSRGTGDIDFGPTALIDLSETLLRWFDYWLKDADNGIVDEPPVIIFTLGENRWQSLSDWPPPKMRHVRYYLHSHKGANSLRGDGTLSTLPPESERPDQYVYDPNDPAPSLGGNNLTIDMGIQDQRPVEERNDVLVFTSDPLVSPLEITGPVTVALWAASSAVDTDFTAKLVDVHPSGYAQNLLDGIIRARYRDDESAPKLMEAKRPYLFTIDLGATSNVFLPGHRIRLEISSSNFPRFDRNLNSGEAFGEGTKGAPAQQTVFHQGDMASYLLLPVIPR; encoded by the coding sequence ATGATTGTACAAGCACGCAAGAAGCACAAAGTCGTGACCGAAAAGAATGTTCCAATGAAGACGCGGGACGGAGTGACGCTCTATGCTGATGTCATTCATCCTGACGAGCCCGGCCGTTTCCCGGTGCTGCTGAGCCGTACCCCTTACAGCAAAAAAGGCCTGGATGATCCCAATGGCCCGAACTATTTGTATGCACGTCATGGCTATATTTCGGTGATTCAAGATTGTCGTGGGCGCTTTGAATCACAAGGTGACTACGACACCATCTTTCAGGAAATTGCCGATGGCTATGACGCTGTCGAATGGGCAGCGCGGTTACCGTGGTCCAACGGTCGGGTTGGGACCACCGGGCAATCATACCTCGGCCTCACTCAATACATGATCGCATGTAACGACCCCATGCCCCCATCACTACAAGTGATGGCACCGGTTTCTGCATCATCGGACTATCATGCGAGCTGGATCTATCACACCGGTGGCGTGTCACTGTGGGGTTGGATGGTGCCGTACGCGATTTTCAAAGGCCTCAATACCCTGAAACGCCTAGGGCGTAACGACTTGTTCGAAAAGATGAAAGAGTATGTTGAAGGTGGAGAATTCCCTATCCCTCGCGAAACCCGCTTCGGGCTCAATGCCTTTACGCCGCTGACGGACAAGTGGTATCGGCATCTACCGATCAAGGACTGGGGTGAACTACTCAAGGAAACGGCACCATACATGGCCGATCACATCAAGCACGCCGACGACGGCGCCTACTGGTATCGCGCTAATGTCAATCGCCACGCGGCGAGCGTGAGCGTGCCCATGCTGCACGTCACGTCATGGTACGACATCTTCGGTGAAGGTGGCCCGGCTGCGTACCGGAGTATCAAGACTCATAGTCGCTTTGAGAAGGCGCGGGAAGGGCAACGCCTGATTATCGGGCCGTGGGGACACCTCTTACCGTACACGGTTCCCAGTTCGCGGGGAACCGGCGACATTGATTTCGGCCCGACCGCCTTGATTGATCTCAGTGAAACGTTGCTGCGCTGGTTTGATTACTGGCTCAAGGATGCTGATAACGGCATTGTTGATGAGCCACCAGTGATAATATTCACTCTTGGTGAGAATCGTTGGCAATCGTTGTCGGACTGGCCTCCGCCGAAGATGCGACACGTGCGCTACTATTTGCATAGCCACAAGGGCGCAAACTCGCTACGTGGCGATGGCACGTTGTCGACCCTCCCGCCCGAGAGCGAGCGACCAGACCAGTACGTGTACGATCCCAACGACCCGGCCCCCTCGTTAGGTGGGAACAATCTGACCATCGACATGGGTATACAAGATCAACGCCCGGTCGAAGAGCGCAACGACGTGCTAGTGTTCACCTCCGACCCGTTGGTCTCGCCACTCGAAATCACCGGACCGGTAACAGTTGCGCTGTGGGCCGCATCATCCGCAGTTGACACTGACTTCACGGCCAAGCTCGTCGATGTCCATCCCAGCGGATATGCGCAAAATCTGCTCGACGGTATCATCCGCGCTCGTTATCGTGATGATGAAAGCGCCCCGAAATTGATGGAGGCCAAGCGTCCATATCTGTTTACCATTGATTTGGGGGCGACGAGTAACGTCTTTCTCCCAGGGCATCGGATTCGTCTGGAGATTAGTTCGAGCAATTTCCCGCGTTTTGACCGCAATCTGAACAGCGGCGAAGCGTTCGGTGAGGGAACCAAAGGAGCGCCGGCCCAACAGACAGTGTTTCATCAGGGTGATATGGCATCGTACCTGCTGCTGCCGGTCATTCCGAGGTAA
- a CDS encoding aldo/keto reductase, translating into MQYQKLGNTGVTVSRLCFGCMTYGGGPQPSWAMRRDWALNEQEARDHFAAALEAGINFFDTADVYSVGASEEITGKWLREMAARDDIVVATKVFGAMGPGPNRRGLSRKHIIEACENSLRRLQMEYVDLYQIHRWDFTTPLEETLEALDSLVRSGKVRYLGASSMATWQFSKALYTAKEHGWHRFVAMQNHYNLIYREEEREMIPLCIDQGVGLIPWSPLARGFFAGKRTSDAGGDRTRRAATDDFAQRTYFQENDFTVAAAVEKVAKQRGVSPTQVACAWVLQALGVTSPIIGVTKLTQLQELVAAVDITLSAEEMAAVEAPYQPHPILGHEQPKGDKMVR; encoded by the coding sequence ATGCAATATCAAAAACTTGGCAATACTGGGGTTACTGTTTCGCGTCTCTGTTTCGGTTGTATGACCTACGGTGGAGGACCACAACCGTCGTGGGCGATGCGTCGCGATTGGGCGCTGAACGAACAAGAGGCACGGGACCACTTCGCAGCCGCGCTCGAAGCGGGGATCAATTTCTTCGATACGGCGGATGTCTATTCCGTTGGTGCCAGTGAGGAGATCACCGGGAAGTGGCTCAGAGAGATGGCAGCACGTGACGATATCGTCGTCGCCACGAAAGTCTTCGGCGCGATGGGCCCCGGCCCCAATCGCCGAGGCTTGAGTCGCAAGCACATCATCGAGGCCTGCGAAAATTCGTTACGCCGCCTGCAGATGGAGTATGTAGATTTGTATCAGATCCATCGCTGGGACTTCACCACGCCACTGGAAGAGACACTCGAAGCTCTCGACTCGTTGGTGCGCAGCGGCAAGGTCCGGTATCTCGGCGCGAGCAGTATGGCGACGTGGCAATTCTCCAAAGCACTCTACACCGCCAAGGAACATGGCTGGCACCGCTTCGTCGCCATGCAGAATCATTACAATCTGATCTACCGCGAAGAGGAGCGGGAGATGATTCCGCTCTGTATTGATCAAGGGGTCGGACTGATCCCGTGGAGCCCATTGGCACGCGGGTTCTTCGCTGGCAAACGCACGTCTGACGCTGGGGGTGACAGAACCAGGCGGGCCGCGACCGACGACTTCGCCCAGCGCACCTATTTTCAAGAGAATGACTTCACCGTTGCCGCCGCGGTTGAAAAAGTTGCCAAACAGCGAGGGGTATCCCCGACGCAGGTCGCATGCGCGTGGGTTCTCCAAGCTCTTGGGGTAACGTCACCAATTATCGGCGTGACGAAGCTCACACAGTTGCAAGAACTCGTCGCCGCAGTCGACATCACACTGAGTGCAGAAGAAATGGCAGCCGTTGAAGCACCGTATCAACCACATCCTATTCTTGGGCACGAGCAACCCAAAGGCGACAAGATGGTGAGGTAA